The following are encoded together in the Nocardia sp. XZ_19_385 genome:
- a CDS encoding tyrosine-protein phosphatase — protein sequence MTSPPTDQFLIPGTFNFRDVAGLRTVDGAKVRPGILLRSAQLSRLDAEGHAGLRQLGVGAVHDLRGLREIEHMGHDNLPDGVRLHVTPFDSRMGEAPPHDAQTSSAFEHMLEVYREFPSLPEAGTAIHALAESILRDEGAALVHCAAGKDRTGWAVAALLRAAQVTEADILADYLQSNGAVPMLRAMLAPKLAAGEELSDDLLGVRAEYLAAAIESVETRYGGFDNYLTQIGITPALRARLRRRMLE from the coding sequence ATACCCGGCACCTTCAACTTCCGTGACGTCGCCGGCCTGCGCACCGTCGACGGCGCCAAGGTCCGCCCCGGCATCCTGCTGCGCTCGGCCCAGCTCAGCCGCCTCGACGCCGAGGGCCACGCCGGCCTGCGCCAACTCGGCGTCGGTGCCGTGCACGACCTGCGCGGACTCCGCGAAATCGAGCACATGGGCCACGACAATCTGCCCGACGGGGTGCGGCTGCACGTCACCCCGTTCGACTCCCGGATGGGTGAGGCGCCGCCGCACGACGCCCAGACCAGCTCGGCCTTCGAGCACATGCTCGAGGTGTACCGGGAGTTCCCCTCGCTCCCCGAAGCGGGTACCGCGATCCACGCCCTCGCCGAGTCCATCCTGCGCGACGAAGGCGCGGCGCTGGTGCACTGCGCGGCGGGCAAGGACCGCACCGGCTGGGCGGTCGCGGCGCTGCTGCGCGCGGCACAGGTGACCGAGGCCGACATCCTGGCCGACTACCTGCAGAGCAACGGGGCCGTCCCCATGCTGCGGGCCATGCTGGCCCCGAAACTGGCTGCGGGCGAGGAACTTTCCGACGATCTGCTGGGCGTGCGGGCGGAGTACCTGGCCGCGGCGATCGAATCGGTCGAGACGCGCTACGGCGGCTTCGACAACTACCTCACCCAGATCGGCATCACCCCCGCCCTGCGCGCTCGCCTGCGCCGGCGCATGCTCGAATGA
- a CDS encoding class I adenylate-forming enzyme family protein, translating into MSQQLLIEYPLKPPAASDNPLARGADGVLRYGNLTPALTELLDLQVHAFSNREAVVEIGGPRLSYRELWHSASRVAGGLQEHGIGYGDRVAIHLPAGARWVQAFLGALLSGAVPVLVPDGLPPAAAQRVIDDSCADFVLRGDLPDGAAFIDDGAALSDLALLCYPSGTAHPRGVELTNENLLSAIRSVVGALDLPTDGLRNLVLLPLAHASGCVDQLLPTFAVGGTVVLVPDTARLAPESFAAERIDMVSATPRLFARLLPDLARRSGDLQTGGVSRVCNASHRAERAAAAPTDLADALREMFPAARQWSVWGATETSGIGLAVDSETAADPRSVLGFPFGGTELALYGPRAGSGHGELLCRGPNVTRRYWRDPNATAARFTGTWFHTGDQVTIDPDGLVRRD; encoded by the coding sequence ACGGGAACCTCACGCCCGCCCTCACCGAGCTGCTGGACCTGCAGGTCCACGCCTTCTCCAACCGGGAGGCGGTGGTCGAGATCGGCGGGCCCCGCCTCAGCTACCGGGAACTGTGGCATTCCGCGTCCCGGGTGGCGGGCGGCCTGCAGGAACACGGCATCGGTTACGGCGATCGCGTCGCGATCCACCTGCCCGCGGGCGCCCGCTGGGTGCAGGCGTTCCTGGGCGCGCTGCTCAGCGGCGCGGTCCCGGTGCTGGTCCCCGACGGCCTGCCGCCGGCCGCGGCGCAGCGCGTGATCGATGACAGCTGTGCGGATTTCGTGCTCCGCGGTGACCTGCCCGACGGCGCCGCGTTCATCGATGACGGTGCGGCGCTGAGTGATCTGGCGCTGCTGTGCTACCCCTCCGGCACCGCCCATCCCAGGGGCGTCGAGCTGACCAACGAAAACCTGCTGTCGGCAATACGTTCGGTGGTCGGTGCGCTGGATCTGCCCACCGACGGCCTGCGCAATCTGGTGCTGCTGCCGCTCGCGCACGCCAGCGGGTGCGTCGACCAGTTGCTGCCGACCTTCGCCGTCGGCGGCACCGTGGTGCTGGTCCCCGATACCGCCCGGCTCGCGCCGGAATCGTTTGCGGCCGAACGGATCGACATGGTCTCGGCCACCCCGCGCCTGTTCGCGCGGCTGCTGCCGGACCTGGCGCGACGGTCCGGAGATTTGCAGACCGGCGGGGTTTCCCGGGTCTGCAACGCCAGCCACCGCGCCGAACGCGCCGCCGCCGCACCCACCGATCTGGCCGACGCCCTGCGCGAGATGTTTCCCGCGGCCCGGCAGTGGTCGGTATGGGGCGCCACCGAAACCAGCGGCATCGGCCTGGCCGTCGACTCCGAGACCGCGGCCGATCCGCGCAGTGTGCTCGGATTCCCGTTCGGCGGAACCGAATTGGCGCTGTATGGCCCACGGGCGGGCAGCGGCCACGGGGAATTGCTCTGCCGCGGCCCCAATGTCACGCGCCGCTACTGGCGGGATCCGAACGCGACGGCCGCCCGGTTCACCGGCACCTGGTTCCACACCGGGGACCAGGTGACCATCGATCCGGACGGCCTGGTGCGCCGGGACTAG